The proteins below are encoded in one region of Apium graveolens cultivar Ventura chromosome 4, ASM990537v1, whole genome shotgun sequence:
- the LOC141719406 gene encoding uncharacterized protein LOC141719406: protein MLIGAMNVHRVFLDNGSSTNILYYSTYKKLGFPDSDMYFEDAHVYGFTGEAVRVMGSVRLPVTLGEGALSVTQMIDFKVLDQDSAHNVLVGRPWLRAFRVITSIHHLMIKFPTPNGVGSLRGSQYESRDCYHKAVKEFRRRRYEGKGLPFEDIEDIHTKPSGEVHAHYFVENPGKEETSTSGNSFVTQGRVSKIRSVEEVVVSHTEGITQKEVNGEKLEGRSEILQGLGDNFKVDAPQEKDAPLNEVEVDAPPNEDAPSDEKVEIEDPRDFDFDLDPRIPTPIEKTGPAEDTISIPVDKNDPSKVLKMGSQLDDEMRGGLTRFLIANLDVFAWSHSDMIGVDSEVMCHRLNILPNCKGIRQKRRPLVDATAGHALLSFMDAYFGYNQIPMYGPDQEHTSFITDKGLYCYIGMPFGLINAGATYQRLVNMMFKDQIGRTMEVYVDDMLVKSEVTTDHIKHLMEMFNILRRFRMKLNPQKCVFGVESGKFLGFIVNHRGIEANPAKIKALLDMKSPTNVKQVQSLTGRIAALNRFVSKSSDRCKEFFKAIRLAGKDFCGSGKRGRRAAITSVLREQAVTRR from the exons ATGCTTATTGGGGCAATGAACGTACATCGAGTGTTCCTGGATAATGGGAGTTCTACAAACATCTTGTATTATAGCACCTACAAAAAGCTGGGTTTCCCAGATAGTGACATGTATTTTGAAGATGCGCACGTCTATGGCTTTACTGGGGAAGCAGTGAGAGTTATGGGCTCAGTCAGGCTTCCCGTCACGCTTGGGGAAGGGGCTTTATCGGTTACTCAAATGATAGATTTTAAGGTGCTAGATCAGGATTCCGCGCACAACGTACTGGTCGGCAGGCCTTGGTTGCGTgcgttcagggtgataacctcgatacaccacttgatgataaagttcccaacACCAAACGGCGTTGGCAGTCTGAGAGGGTCACAGTATGAGTCACGTgactgctatcacaaggctgtCAAGGAATTTCGCAGAAGAAGGTATGAAGGGAAAGGTCTCCCATTTGAAGATATAGAAGATATTCATACAAAACCGAGTGGAGAGGTCCATGCCCACTATTTTGTTGAGAACCCCGGAAAGGAAGAAACCAGTACCTCTGGGAACTCTTTTGTAACGCAGGGACGTGTTTCGAAAATCCGTAGTGTAGAAGAAGTGGTGGTAAGTCATACAGAGGGAATCACACAGAAAGAGGTTAACGGGGAAAAGTTGGAAGGGAGAAGTGAGATTTTGCAAGGTCTCGGCGATAACTTCAAGGTTGATGCTCCTCAAGAGAAGGATGCGCCCTTGAATGAagttgaggttgatgctcctccaaaCGAGGACGCGCCCTCAGATGAAAAAGTGGAAATTGAAgacccccgagactttgatttcgatttggatcccaggatccctaCGCCTATCGAAAAAACGGGACcggccgaagacacaatatctatTCCAGTTGATAAAAATGACCCAAGCAAGGTTTTGAAAATGGGATCTCAGTTGGATGATGAGATGAGAGGAGGTCTTACCCGCTTTCTAATTGCAAACCTTGATGTtttcgcatggagtcattcagataTGATAGGGGTCGACTCGGAAGTAATGTGTCACCGTTTGAATATCCTCCCGAATTGCAAGGGCATACGTCAGAAACGCCGCCCA ttggttgacgcgaCGGCAGGACATGCATTgttgagttttatggatgcatacttCGGATACAATCAAATCCCGATGTATGGCCCCGatcaagaacatacatccttTATTACGGACAAGGGGTTATACTGTTACATAGGAATGCCGTTTGGCTTGATTAATGCTGGCGCGACCTACCAGCGGttggtaaacatgatgttcaaaGACCAAATCGGGAGAACCATGGAAGTGTATGTGGACGATATGCTGGTGAAATCTGAGGTGACAACTGACCATATCAAGCACCTGATGGAGATGTTTAATATTTTGAGGAGGTTTCGTATGAAATTAAATCCGCAAAAATGTGTGTTCGGCGTGGAGTCGGGAAAGTTTCTCGGGTTCATTGTCAACcacaggggaattgaggccaaccccgcgAAGATCAAGGCATTATTGGATATGAAGTCACCCACCAATGTGAAACAGGTGCAGAGTTTGACTGGGAGAATCGCCGCGTTAAATCGATTTGTTTCGAAGTCGTCTGATAGATGCAAGGAATTTTTCAAGGCGATTAGATTAGCTgggaaagacttt TGCGGTTCTGGTAAGAGAGGAAGACGGGCAGCAATCACCAGTGTACTACGTGAGCAAGCGGTTACACGACGCTGA
- the LOC141720678 gene encoding serine/threonine-protein kinase TOR-like isoform X2, with amino-acid sequence MRWGATKILGKLLIAAVADAEFIVRHSIFSSLNGNGGFDDFLEQDDSSTTLFAALNDEEYICGCANSRWRWVLSLVSALYLLDRQSCHNPAISACSGSFKEP; translated from the exons ATGCGGTGGGGAGCTACTAAG ATTTTGGGAAAGCTTCTCATTGCAGCTGTGGCTGATGCTGAATTTATTGTGCGGCATTCGATCTTCTCTTCTTTGAATGGAAATGGAGGTTTTGATGATTTCCTTGAACAAGATGATAGTTCAACAACTTTATTTGCGGCATTGAATGATGAG GAATATATATGTGGGTGTGCCAATTCTCGGTGGAGATGGGTTCTATCCTTGGTTTCAGCCTTATATTTACTTGACCGTCAATCCTGTCATAACCCAGCAATATCAGCCTG CTCCGGAAGTTTCAAAGAACCGTAG
- the LOC141720678 gene encoding serine/threonine-protein kinase TOR-like isoform X1, whose protein sequence is MRWGATKQILGKLLIAAVADAEFIVRHSIFSSLNGNGGFDDFLEQDDSSTTLFAALNDEEYICGCANSRWRWVLSLVSALYLLDRQSCHNPAISACSGSFKEP, encoded by the exons ATGCGGTGGGGAGCTACTAAG CAGATTTTGGGAAAGCTTCTCATTGCAGCTGTGGCTGATGCTGAATTTATTGTGCGGCATTCGATCTTCTCTTCTTTGAATGGAAATGGAGGTTTTGATGATTTCCTTGAACAAGATGATAGTTCAACAACTTTATTTGCGGCATTGAATGATGAG GAATATATATGTGGGTGTGCCAATTCTCGGTGGAGATGGGTTCTATCCTTGGTTTCAGCCTTATATTTACTTGACCGTCAATCCTGTCATAACCCAGCAATATCAGCCTG CTCCGGAAGTTTCAAAGAACCGTAG